ccaaagtaccggatgttttagtacttcgaaatttatatcatgtccgaaggaggatcccggaatgatggggatattcttatatatgcatattgttaatgtcggttaccaggtgttcaatccatatgaatgatatttttgtctctatgcatgggacgtatgtttatgagaaatggaaatctgaaatcttgtggtctattaaaatgatggaaaagattgtttaagttaaactaatgaactcaccaactttttggttgacactttaaagcatgtttattctcaggtacgaaagaaatctttcgctgtgtatttgctcattttatagatattacttggagtcattcatggcatatttcaaaagacgttgcattcgagtcgtcgagttcatcaagattattatcaagtcaattatagttggatatattatgaaatggtatgcatgcctgtcaactttcgatgtaatgaaagtttgtcttttcaaaaacgaatgcaatgtttgtaaaatgtatcatatagaggtcaagtacctcgcgatgtaatcaactgttgtgaatcgtttataatcgatatggacttcgtccggatggattaggacgggtcttcacacatagTATGTACGATTGTGCtaagatgtgaaccaaagagccggtagcatcgtagtacgtgtgttgtagtgtgaaccaaagaaccggtagcactacggcacgagttattatagtgtgaaccaaagagccggtagcacttatagcgagtatgactcgggttgtgatgtgaaccaaagagccggtagcgtcataaccgatgcgtatggtgtgaactaaagagccggtagcaccatgacgcgagtatggttaaccctggttgtgtattgtgttgtagcatattgtattatgtcgatttatatgctattgattatgctagttgcggtattggagacTTTTAGCttgtacttgcgatggtatgctaattgttttgctagtatgtatgcggtatgtgagtacgtgtttgcaagtaggtatattatatatgtatgtgtataattattgcattcactaagcgttagcttacccctctcgttgtttacctttttacaggtattgtgattgtgaagctagttagtcgttagactagatgcgtaggagtgcttgggctcgatggggtagctttcggatatggatgtggattggggatttggtagatcctcgggattatgctcttggtatcgggttgggctattgtgtcttaaccgtgatgttgaataaatgttttgaggtggtattgtttggttgtgtcgagtcaaaccttgtatgtgaaatacattctcgtaaggatgtatgatgtcaattgtaaaccaagagtcgagataaaacgttaacgtgttgttatgataaattgtatacggaaaactattttgaaatggttgtgtacttggatgctattgggacctaacttatatataaaaaaaaatgtgctCCGTTTTTGGtttaacggattggggttgtttcaaaTTGGAAAAAGTAGGTTGATCATACCGAGTTAATAGTCATACAAATAGATTACCGATTTGATGTAGCAATTGCTGATGCATGTCATATTTTAGAATGAGGCTCAATTTGGTTTTACGTAAGAACTGTTACACCTACAATATTGGAAATTCAACCCATTTGGGTCGAATAGTGTCAAACTGGGTAATCTTAATTTTTTCGTTTCTTTCGCCGGCGGTTGTGCGATTTTATCGTCTTCCTTTTCAGCACCATTAGGTGTTGATTGTTACACGTCACTAACCATTTATTTATGTAATTGTTTTCATTTAATTTACAGGCTCGCACCTACAATTCCTTGTGAAGGCAATACCTCTTTAACGACATAATATATTTCTTTTGTTTATCTTTGCTCTGGATTATCGTTTTCATCATGTGACTCTCTTTAGTTTGTTTTTGTTTTCTCATTTCTCACTGTCACCATAGGTTTATGTTTTTGCTATTATTTGACCAAATGATTGCAAGATATTGAACATTCGACCTACATCTTGGCAAGGCAACACCCGAATGGCATAAAATGTATGAAACCGTGTATGTTTGCAGCCATGGTGGCGGATTTCAGGCCTTCTTTTCTCCTTGAACCTCTCTTCCAGATCTGAGCCTGCTTTTTCTCTCAACAAATTCcgatttcaaatctaattcaaaaaGTGTTTGCTAAAGGCAGCTCCATTGTCGCCTTGACCTTGGACGTTGATGCCATTCTAGCTTTTAAATATACCTATTCTCATTGTCCAATGACtttaaacaattaattgttgtaaTGTGATTGTATTTATTCATAACGTTTACAATAGTGATATTTTTGATACATATGGTTTCAATACAAATACAATCAATAATGAAGAGTTTCGTCATTGTAATTGTAGTGTACAGGTTATTAGTAGCAATACGAACGTTTTCGAATACAACATTTTACGTATCGATTTAGTTTGATTATAAGtctcccgtgcaacgcacgggcttttAAATctagttttattatataatatatttttccttttcttttgtaTTATTCAATTTATATTTTTCTGTATTCGTTTTTTCTTCATTCTCTCTAGATTAGGGTTTTGATTGAAGACTGATTAATCATCTGCTGGTGATTGATCACATTAGAAGTGATGTTTTTCTTGTAAGGGAGAAGATTTTATTTTCTTGTGTAGACTTTGTGCTTTGTCTGGTTATTATTACGTTTTGGTTTAATTTGAAGTATTTTGGTTATTCTGTTCTTGTGTTTGATTCGATATGTTCTTCCTTTCGATTGTTCATATTTTCGCAGTAGCCTTTGGATATTTGGACGTGGATTGGGGACTTGGTAAATCTcccggattatgctcttggtatcgggttgggttgttgtgTCTTAACCCGGTTTGTAGCGTAAATGGGTCGTAATTACCCACTTGTTGTGTAACTGGTCCAAAGTTTTCGAATTGAACGTTTGGGACTTGGTCATATGTTAAACTTGTGTATCGTTGTTTATTGAATACGTTAAAAAACGGTAATGATTTATTTGGAATCAAATGGGGTTAAATGGTTGGGTTGAAAGAGTAATGTATGTATAACAACTTTGTTTATAAAATTATGTTATCGTTTTCGGATAACCGGGTTTGGGGTGTTACATATGATGAGACCAAGTGTTTAGAGTTCCAAACTCTACTGCAAGGGATTGCAAGGGAATGGTTTAATAATCTACCACTTCCACTTGTGAGTTCTTACAATGACCTTCGGGCGCGCTTTTTGCTGAATTTTCATAATATGAGCACGAGGAAAAGAACACACGTGGAATGCCATGATATTAGGCAGGGGGCAAGGGAATCTTTACTCAAACCTAGAAACTAAATTAAATGAATATAGATTCGGCGTCGATCGATCCATTGTCATCTCTACTCAAACCTAGATTATTTAGTGTATTTTCAATTATCTGTTTCCTTTCAAATTGAGAAAATATCTTTTTATTTAAGAATTCTTCCTCTTCATATCATTTTTCATGTTCTAAAAAAGCAAACTTTTATTCCATAAAATTAGatcataaaaacaaaatggaccacAACAACATTATGGTCCAGGTTCACGAAACATATACCAAGACAATGAGTGGATGTTAAACATCCACAACTTAGAACTTggggtgttcaaaaccggatatccgaaaattcggattttcgaatatccgaaaattcggattttCGAATATCCGAAAATTCAGATAGTGAATTTTGTCATCCGATATccaaatccgaaatttcggattcagaTATCGAATCATTCGAATATCCTAACTTTTCTTTTAATATTGTTTAACTTCTTGTGCTCaacaaataattaattttacatAACTCTTTTCATCTGTAAATCATTTACTGGCTTTAcaattcatattattaatttttGTTTGTTCCAAAAGTTGCATAAAACTCTACAAATAAGTCAACAAGCAATGGGTGTCAAGCCAAACCCTCTTCTTGAACATTTATGTATACAGAtgcaaattaaaaataaaatgattAACATACTAAAAGTTTAACATGTAAAGAAGTCGTGGAACACATAGATGTTGGTACAAACCTACCTTTTCTTCTCCATATCTCCCACCACCCCAATTTTTCTTCAAATCTCCCCATACTTCCAATTTCTTTAAAGATCCTACCCAGATACCCCAATTTCTTACCGTGATGAAAAATAATTGAAGATAGAAGACCGAAGTTAAACACTATTCAGATCTATGTTTGGTTTTGAGTGTATCCAGCTACCCATCTGGCCCATCCCGCATGCTCTTTTAATTTTTATGGCCCATTGGCcccttataatttataattataattaaaaataaatttatgaagaagtatttaattattattttttaacagcgattgggatcacatgagggggactaaaccacccgttgcgatcatctcccgtttcgactatgccgatgcagcgataataaccccgcccccgtcGCTGCCCggtaggaaaccttgaaaccgattcaagggcacggccaagtaaaaccccctccagaagtatttaattattaatatatacattTTGGGATATTCGGATGAATATCCGAATATTTTGAAAAGTGCTATGCGAAACTCGAATTCGAAAAACTGATATCATCTGGATATTCGATTTTTCGGATCGGTTTTTCTAGATTATTCGGATTATGGATTTGGATATGGAACACCCCTAAGTGCTTAGAACTACATTAAGTGATGCACGATTTCGAATTTGATAACCACGATTACCAATCAATCGATCTTCCTTTGAATTTTCTTGATATCCATTCGAAAAAATTGACTTGAATTTCTTGATATTCATTCGAAAGACTTAGATTCTTCTTCGATATCCTCCTCATATCATTTCTTTCTTTAAATATCTCAATACCAAAGTGTAAATTCCCATTTCGTTAGgttatacggagtactaaaatatTAATTTTGAGTTTCCGTCTCAAAGTCTAGTTCATTTAATTTCAAACAGTTTCTAACTTGATAACCACCTTATATATAACAACCTAAAGAAACTGTAACAAACATTTCACCATTCACTCTATCTTACCACCCACACTCAAAAAACATGAGCTCAAACACATTGTCAACAACTGGAAATCAAGACATTAAGGAGATAAAAATTGCAAATATCGAAAATGAAATTCACGAAGAAAGTCAATGTGCCGAAACTGAGATGCCAGTTGAAGTTGAAAAAAAGACAGGTGTTTCCTTTCCGATTAAGCTACATGATGGGAGGGAGTTGAAAGCAATTGGCGTAAGGAGGAAAAATGTGTTCGGGTTTCCGTTCAAAATCTATAGCTTTGGTACTTGTACAATATGGCTTAAACGTCGTAGTCAGATGCATCGGTGGATTGTACTGAACAGAGTACAACCCATTGATGCATCTGACACAAAATTTGCGTCCGTGCACTATTTCTAATAGCTTAGTTTTTGCAGGGATATACGCGGATAATCAGAAATTGGCCGCTGTTTTAAAGTCAAAGCTTGTTGAACGTCAAGCGAAGGTTACAAAAGAGATGTATGAAATGGTGATTGATAATCCTGTGGGGATTACAGTGAAAATGGTTATGGTGATTTCTAATGTTCCTATGAGCATGGTAAGGAAGAACTTAAATGATGGTATAGGTGTAGCTATAAGGAAACTCGGCGGCGGGCAAAACAACGAGCTCACAAAGAGGTACGTTCAGTTATGTTTGTTAATCGAGCTACCCGGTGTGATCTATGTTTGTCATGatcaaacttaaattttaaaaataggTAATTGAATATGATCAATTAGATTAAGGAATCGTCTAAATTAACTTATGCAAACTTTGTGATTTCGTAATTCGTAGTGAGTAAGATTAATACTTACAAGCATTCCGATTACTCATTTATAAGAGCAGTCAGCATTGATTTACCAATATCGTTTAATTAATTTGTCCATGTCCGTTAATGGGTCAAAATTGAATTTGTTGATTAAAATCAAAATTGGTTAACATCTTAACGTGAACTTAAACTAGAAttttagagtttttgaacaaagggaacgattttagacaattatgttaaagtttacgtttatgtttatggttttcacTTATAATTACACACATGATTTTGATATTTTTAATTGAAATGTATGAAAAGTAATCTCCAGATTACTGATTACACTATTCAAACCCGACCAATTACTTCCCGAATAGCTTTGCAACCTTGCTTACAAGAGCCCATGAACCAAATCAACGTGGGCCAAGAAACTCGGGCTCAGCTCGGTTCAAACAGACTCTGCCTGGATTTTAGAGGATAGTTAACGCTcaaacttcttttttttttttttcataaaggaTAATGGGGGAAGCAAAAGATGAGATCAAGTTGACACATGGTTCAAAAATTGAGGTAACATGTCTTCCGGGATATGTTCTAGAGACAAAAGGTATGTTTAGATACACCAAATTTGAcccttatttataatattaataattttgggTTGTAATTTCGTTTCAGGTGTAGAACGGATTAAATGTAATTCTGTGTTTAGCTAACGCGTACAACCTTCTAAATCGTTTTAATCGCACATTTAGATTATTATCATTGTAACAGATTTGTTTATTTGTTTTCGTAGTAACTATAGTACTCTCTAGTTGTTCAGCTGAAAATGCTCTGTAGTTCAACAGAGCAAAAGACTTCCACACGCAATACAAATGACCCATTACCCAACCCGCCCTTATACCACCGCTTAATGATTAGATGTTGTGTTTTTGATGAGTGCAGCGAACGGGAAGGTGGTAAACAAACTGGAAAGCGAATTAGTGTGCAGGGCGTTTGTGTATTTATATCTGGGAGAAGATCCTTTAGACAAGGAAGCAAAAGACAAATTCGGAATGTCTCTTGTCTCAATGTTCTAAGTATAAAAAAAACAAGGGGTTGTTTACTTTTTACTGATTAAGTCATATATGGATATAGATGGCAATATGGATATAGAGTGACTATATCCGGTAATCAATGGATAAGtaatgttgtttactttttgtgctGAATAAAATGTCTATAAATGAGAATTACTATTTTACCCCCAAACTATATCTTCAATTAACTTCTATATAATAACAAACAGCTCATCGAGACATCACGAGGAATGAAACAACAAATTGATGAAATATGCATAACAAACAACATCGGTATTAACAAATCAAAAGCAAGTAGAAGATGAAAGAAAAGAGAAAGAATGGGTAATTTGGGGAAATGGTGAATTAAGATGGAGCCATATGAAGACAACTACACTTTTCCAACTTACCGAATAATTTCTTTATCAAGTTAATTTATTTTTTTAAGCTGCAAGTAAACAGCTTGTAAAATTACCGAATAATCAGTTGGCTCAATTAAGCCAATTAATTCATAAAGAAACAGGCCCTAAGTAATTTCATGTGGTTCTTCATAGTACATCCAAATATAGCCCAAAAACACGTACGTTGGAGAAAGTGTTTTCAATACtgtaatacatatatatacgaatagcAAAGCAATTGGTCGATCTACGTTATAGCGATTCTACTATTACTTTATTCTTTTGAGCTTTAATTTGTCAACAATCTTTTAAGATCCTTAACAATATAATCATGTGGTTTTTCATATCAATGACACCTCCAAAGATCCATAGTTCATCAACCATACTATTAGTGCAAAAGATATTCAAGTCTATTTCCGGAAGAATGTAATGACATTAGACGGATCCGATGATCAACAAGTACAACCGTCTATATGAAAATCCAAACCTAGCCAAAACAACTAATCTAAATTGAAATTTCAGCCAGATGGCGGAACTTAAATGACTAGTATCGGTTTAACTTGATATTAATGACAAACAAGCTCAAACACTTTAATTTTATTTCTCTTTCTTATTTCTCTTTATACTATTGGTTCATGTCTATTGTGCGAAAAATTTTCTTCATAAATAACTGGTTGAATCATTTCCTTTTCGAAG
This genomic window from Rutidosis leptorrhynchoides isolate AG116_Rl617_1_P2 chromosome 2, CSIRO_AGI_Rlap_v1, whole genome shotgun sequence contains:
- the LOC139888952 gene encoding chalcone isomerase-like protein 1 gives rise to the protein MSSNTLSTTGNQDIKEIKIANIENEIHEESQCAETEMPVEVEKKTGVSFPIKLHDGRELKAIGVRRKNVFGFPFKIYSFGIYADNQKLAAVLKSKLVERQAKVTKEMYEMVIDNPVGITVKMVMVISNVPMSMVRKNLNDGIGVAIRKLGGGQNNELTKRIMGEAKDEIKLTHGSKIEVTCLPGYVLETKANGKVVNKLESELVCRAFVYLYLGEDPLDKEAKDKFGMSLVSMF